The genomic region GcccactgctggctgcagagtAAAGCCCAACTTCCCACTCAAGCCACGCCGCAGCAGGGGCCTGTGCTTCAGACCTGATAACAGGTTCCCCACAGGGGCTCTGTGGGGAGCACAGATCAGCCcccacctctgcagcctccttggTTGACCTTCCTTGGGCCTTCCACATCTCGCCTGGCTTTGGGAAGCCTGGAGCAGGCGAGCTGGTTACTCCACCATTTGTAGACTTTTCCATGGGGGCTTCAGCGCGGTGCTTTCCAAGCCGCGGTTCTTGCACATGCAGTAACTCGGGTCTTCCTGAATGGAGGGGATTCATGCCTTTCCAAAAGAGCATTTCATCCAGATTGAAAACTTCCTTTGCTTAATATCCATACGTGCAGTGTAAGCATCTGGGAAGAAAATGGATCCATCTGTTTATAATTTCATGTATATAAATCCAGCTCTTTTATTGTGCCGTAGCCGCTGGAAGCAGCTACCAGCCGTCcaacagctcagcagcagagaagagaatTCGGGGGTTTCACACCACCAGCACCTTCATGTCCACGACAGCCACCAGAGGTGCCGGGAGGACGTTACGGTCTCTGCCAGCCAGCACCGGACTGGCCCATGCAGCAGAGATTTCCACCTCTGGTACAGAAACCATCTCCTCTCCAGACCAGACCCGGTCCCCTAGGCCATCTGTGGGAGCAGACGCTGGTGGTGGCACGGATGCCATCGTACCCTCCACAGCCCCGCAGCTTGCCCGCTCATCGTCTGCCTCGGGCAGTGCCGCCACGTGTGAGTTTTGATAGCTAGCTGTATAACTCAGAACATTATTTAAAGAGtctttataaacaaaatacatcctttctattttaaagaaaggagGAATAATATTGTACTTGGCACATTCTGTAcgtttaaaaacatttcacagaagtGAAAGTATGGATAAATATTATTCTTGTTGGAAGAGGAGGATAGATTTTTTGTTGAAAACTTACAGTTGAATTTTGCAAGCAATTACTTCAGGAGTTCCTATGTTGAAAccattttttccttgtcctAATGATTTCCCAGTAGTAAATATTTCCTTATTGCATATTCACACATACGTTGTCTGCACCTAGCAATGTTGGGACAAAACCTACCCGGCTGTTTTAGTTTTCtatttcctctctcctttttcagcttttcacagCAGTCATGGACCCAAGAGCATCCCAGTCACAGGAGAGGCAATGCTGCACTCAGAAGTGCCCCCTGCACTCACCAGTGTGGTTGTGGGGACACCAGGGTCCCCCTcgagctctgccaccagcactGACTCCACCAGCAGTTTGGGACAAACCTTGTCCTCCTCGGTGGCCAAGGCACACCAAACTGATGGCTGGCAGGGAGACACAGCCCTCACTGAGCATCCCCAGGAGCTCAACAGCTTGCTGTCTGCCTCTGCACATGTTTTTACAGGTAATGTGGTTAGTCTGAAAGATGCCTGCTTTGTGCCTGGAGTGGGTTTTGCATCCctgatcttcatttttttcccgtAGGATATCACCATCAGTCACTGTTGgatgtatgtgtatttttattaccAGCTGCACTGGGACTAGGGGAAGGGTGGAAGTTGTTTTCAGCTTATGAAAAACTGCAAAGTAGCAGTGTCCTAGCTGCTATTGAAATTCCCATACTGAGAAAAGCAGCCattgtttataaatacatatgaaaaaagATCACTCATCGTATGTGCAACTCTGTATGCGTAAGTCAAATCTGGTTTTGTCCTATCTTAGGTATCAGAAGCAGCCGCCAACCAACTGACACATCGACGGCAGAGAAAGAAACCTCAGCTTCCTTTACCACCAGTGCTTACGTTTCAGCCACCGCCACCGGCAGTGGAGGGAGGCCACCAAGGTCTGTCACAAACAGCAGCCGCTGGGCGACAGAAgtctctgctcccagcagtgGCGTGTCCAGGACCTCGGGCACCATCAGATCCTCACCTGCCTCTTCTGTAAGAGCAACCTATGGAGTGCATTGGGCCAGAGAGACCACAGGTTTCAGCCAGCCTGTGGAAGACTCTTTGCTGCTACGCTCTCACTCTCCTGCAGAAGGTCCTACAGGTGAGCTCGAGTTAGAGGTGAAGCCCATTTTTATGGGGAGTAAAAGGAGGGTAGTTATTTTATCCTGCACTACCTATGTATCACAAAACATTACAACTATGTTGAATATACTGTTAAAGGTGTAGCATGATTTCTGGGTCTGAAGGAATTCAGCtcttttttgaggaaaaaatttGGTTTAGTGTTTTTACCTAAAAGGCACACGTGAAAAGTTTCCTTAggccaagaaaaataatttactttcaaATCATGGTATTTTTTTACCATCTCCAGttgttatttctatttcataAGCAAGGGAACTAAGCACGTGGGGATTCAATCATGTCCCTGCAGTTCCAGGGATTAGGCTTCAGTTCCTGCCTTGTACACAGTGGACCATACTCCTTCTCAGAAATGGAACCAGCTCAACAGATTCAGGGCAGCTTTGGATGTGGTCTCTGAGGTCCATCAGGCTGTGCTTTGCTCCTTGACCCTGCTGTGGTGCTGAAGGAATCTGAGCCCACTTCTTCAGCCATGACCTTCACACACTGCTCAGCGTTGTGCCTGGTCTGAACTAAATTCCTGCCTTTTCTGGGTTGTTAGGATATGTGTTTGTTCTAGCAGCAAGGAGTGCCCTCAGGCACTTAATGGTGAAATCAAGTGCAAGGCATAGTTGTTCAGCAGTTTTTACATAACAGCACTTTTCCTGGCAtcaaccccctttttttttatgagacaGATTTCTATGGGAAGGAGTCACATCTTTGgaaatttcctatttttcctgGATTTATGTCTTCTCGTATTTTCTACCTGTGCATGTACTCACTGCCTCTGGATGCTATTGGAAGAAAGCTCATCTGTTTATTTATAGTTTTAcatatgtaattttttcttGGTCGTATCTTAGCTACTGGAAGCAGCCTTGCATCATTCAGCATCCTGACAACAGAGAGGAGAACTGATTTTGACGCCACCAGCTCCTCCATGTCCATGACAGCCACCAGAGGTGCCGGGAGGACGTTACGGTCTCTGCCAGCCAGCACCGGACTGGCCCATGCAGCAGAGATTTCCACCTCTGGTACAGAAACCATCTCCTCTCCAGACCAGACCCGGTCCCCTAGGCCATCTGTGGGAGCAGACGCTGGTGGTGGCACGGATGCCATCATACcctccacagccctgctgcttgtcCACTCATCATCTGCCTCGGGCAGTGCTGCCACAGGTGAGCTCCGACCCCGTAGGTCTCAAGTACCCGCTGTGTGGAGGAGTGAGGGGACGTTAGGAGGTGTTGGACAACGCTATCAGGTGTTATGGAGGAAAGTTTCAGTGAATGTTAGCTATTTTTTGCATTTAGTCACCAGAATAGCCCAGCCTTATTGCAATGAGCAGCCTGGCACCCAGCTTTGTTGTGGTTTCTGAGGTAGCACCATTTCAAGGCAGGCCTGCTGGCTGTATGGGAAGCAAGGCCTGTTGGCCCTGACTCCACCCTAGCAAACGAATGCATTATTTACTGATAAAAGCACAGTCATGCTTTGTTTCAAGTACCAGGGAGTTACAGGGTGCTGTAGCCCCATCTCACTTTGCCACGGGCATCGTGGGGCACACAGGACAGACTGGAGCAGGTCGGTGAGCACACCAGTGCTCCCACCTCTTGTTTTTGGTGCCCTCTTCAGGGTGCTGTCCTGTGAGCAGCCTTTCCCCAGACCCTCAGGTTGGAAAGGCTTGTCTTTGCAATTGGCATCTTCTCCAGGTTTAAACCTTCTCACTTCTTGTATCTTCCTGAGGGTGGTGAGGGAAGAGGGGTGTGCCTATCTGCTTATACTTTAATATGTATAAACCCATATTTTGCTTTGTCGTTTCCCAGCTGAAGGAGCTATAACATCAGCCAGGGGACGAAGCCTGCCTGACACTCCTCTGACCAGCACACCCAGCTCGGTGACAGCCACCAGTGGTGGGGAGAGGACCGTGGAGCCCATGGTGGGCACCAGCACAGGCAActctgctcctgcttcagccagcaccagctcccTGGATATTGTCCTTCTGCTGTCTTCAGTGACAGAGCCTAGGAGGCAGAGAGATATTTCACAGAGCGATGCTGGCCTCGTTGAGCTTCCAACAAAGCCACTGCCTGTGTTTCCTCCTGGTGTTTCAGTGCCTTCATCTTCACCAAGTGCTTCAGGTGGGTTGTGTGGGTTCCTCATTTGCCATGAAGGGCCCCTCATCCAAGTTCCTACCcttgctttctggttttaagCTAGATTTTCCATATTAATGACCCCAGTTTGTGGTGAAGGAAGCCTGAGCATTGCAGGGCTGGTGAGTTATTCACCTCTGCATTGTGGCAGCACTTCTCTTGCCAGGATGTAGACAGCCAGGCAGCTTCTCAGGGCCACACATACATGGAGCAAGTGTTTAAACTCAAGCATGAACTCATCTGGGTTCCTACCTCACAGCTCTTAATATTCCAGCATGAAGTTTTCaagcatgtatatattttttattttatttttattttttttctccctacatttaaaattctgcctttttctcaGAGCCTGCACATCCTGCACTCCCTGGCCAGGGATAATAATatcataaatatatgtatgtatgtctgTCTTTGCTTTGCAGTTCCAGAGAGAGGGCAGTGGGTTTCTGGTGTTCCTACTGAGACCACATATGTCTTGACCGTGCTCTCCACccgtggggaggggacatctCGGGATGAAGCTAACCACGGCACATGGAGCATGGAAATGGAAAGTCCCACATCCCATCCGGGCACAGCTGGGGAGCCCCACTCGGGCCCCCTCCCATCCTTCCCAGCATGGTCTGGAGGGGGACATGTCTCCTCTGACTATGCAGGGTACACAGAGCCCAAGGTCACCCTTTCATCCAGAGTCTCCACCTATTTCTCAGCCTCCGGTGAACCTTCCAGTGAGTCTTTCTGAACTTCATAGTCGTGGCTGAATTAAGACAAAGCCCCCTTCCCTCACCTCCCAGCTCTTCCATGGGCTGATGTTTCCACCAACACCATTCAGAGCTGCTGTGGGTGTCGTGGGTATTATTTAAAAGCTATGGTGCTTCAGCTCATTAGTATTGTGTATCTGCAGCTGTTGGTGTTTAACAGGAACAGTCTCAGGAATGAGACCTGTATCTTCTTGCTACAGGGAACATCTAATACCTGCCTGGGTTGGGGTGACAATTATAAGTAGCCTAAATATGCCATTGTGATGCTAAGGGTGTACTGATTGTGCCTGTATATTTAAACACTCCTCTTCCCTTGGAGTAGGCTTTGTTTGTTAAATCCATATTTAAGGTAACAGATATGTGAGGACTACCTAATCTGTGTTTAATCTGTATTGATAAGTGCAATTTTATTAATCTGCATTTCAAACTAGAATTACTATAGAGCTCAAGAGTACTGTCTGATCTGTGGTGGTAAAATCAAACGCCTGATTTTCAATCCTATTTCAGCTGTGGGAAGCAGCCATCATTCCCCCAGCAGCTTGAGTACAGAGGAAGAGATTTCCAGCTCCTACACCGATGCCTCGCACCGTTCAGCCACGTTAGCTGGTGGAGAGGGGACACGGGTGACAAGCAGTGAACTGGCCCATAGCACAGAGAGCTCCACTTCCTACACAGAGACCGTCAGCTTTTCAGAGCCGATTTGGCCAGCATCAGCAGACCAGAGCAGGGCAGTCAATGCCTCAGTTGGCAGCACAGGCTTCGCAACAGAGACTCTCTTCACACATTCTTCTGAGATAGCCACTGATTCATCTTTCCAAAATGATCTCACAAGTAAGTTAGTGTGTCCAAATGTGTGCTTTTTGAGGGTAAGAGGGTTCCCATTGACATGCATTTATCTGTTATGTTCAAAGCTCTCGTTCATTGGTACATGCAATGCCACCCGTGGGTGTACTTGGAGATGTTCTCATGTCTCCAAATGCTGACACAAACAGAGGCCTCAAAGCCAGGTCCCTCGTAGCAGGATGCTCAATCCAAAAGTGAAGCCCCGaacctgagcagcagcaggaaaactcTCCTGTTTTGATGgtcatggtatttttttttgcatcctaACTGGTTTGTTGTGGGTAATGCTTTCAGAAGTGTGTCATGCTGTAGGTCAGCATGAATTAAAGAGTCAGTAATAGAGTTACAccaaattctgaaattttaatatcctattttttgatttttagtgATTGTTGAAATTATGTGTACATCCTGAAATTCATATTATAAGATTGACTGCTCCTTTAATGCTAAATAATCTGAATTTTTGCATGCTGTTGTGCTATTCATTTAGGATTTCCTGACTGCAAAGTTTTCAGTCAATGAGTTCATGATAAGCTGCAAATTAACATAATGTAATAATTTCATCCTACAGAGGCATGGAGTTCACTGTGTCTAAAAACAAACTGACTTAAGAAGATAGATATATTTTAGTTTGGAAAGGAGGATAAGAGGGAGACAGTTTTATATGagttttataaataatgaaagataGAAAGTGCTGATGGGTTTTCCTGCTTAGCTTGCCACAAAATATCACAGAACGATAAGTGCTCaatcacattaaaaaagcaatactggaagaagagttttttttttttagaaacctGCACTTTTCATGGGAGTTTTATGTCTGTTAGagttcataattttaaaatgagctaAGGAGTACAGAAGACTCCTAATTCAATAGCCACACTTGGATTATGCTTTGAACTTTTAGATGAGTATGGGCTTATTTATAGACGagaacattttatgtatttatcacATAGCTATAATATGATAtcaaaatagtttaattttattctgtcatTGTGGTGTATTTTGTCCTTTACTCCAGGCTTTTCAAGTAGCCATCAGCCAGTCAGTAGCCTTGATGCTGAGAAAAGGACCTCAGTTTCTCATACGGATGGCACGTACATTTCAACCACGTACaccagaggaggagaaaggaccCTCCTGTCTATCTCAAATAGCAGCACCTCTGCTGACTCCTCCGAAAGTTCCacctttttttcagaaatttccaaCCCTTCTGACTCATCAAAATCTTCCGTGGCACAGGACAGGAGGAGCAATGCATCCAGCAATGGCAGTTTTGTTGAACCATCTACGGAGCCGTTGTTGGTGCACTCTTCCCAGCCATTGACTTCTGCTTCTGTAGGCAACACACAAAATACGACTCTCTTCGACACTGACTCCGAGGTGTTGCCCACTGGCAGATCATCTCTGTCTTCATCAGCATTTCCACCCTCTTCCTCAGCGTCACCACTGCATCACTCGCTCACATCAACACCACCAACAACTTACCTGTTGGCAACATCAGAGCCATCCGAGATGCTCTCGTCCTCTGTGATGGCATCTTCAGCCCCTCTGCAGGCTTTGTCGTCCTCTTTGTCCACTTCCTCGCTGCTTTCGTCATCGTATTCATTACCATCGTTACTGCCTCTGTTTTCATCACCATCATCCATCTCACAGTCCGATGACAGCAGTCGAATAAGCACCCCCATAGCTACGACTGCGGTCAGGCGGGTGCCCTCCACGGCCGCCGTGGCTGGCAGCTCACCCAGGGAGACCAGCAAGCACGGTGGTACTCGCCAGCCCCCGAACACCACCACCTTCACCCCCACCACGTCTCCCCCACTCCCCACGACGCCCATGGAGCTGCTCGGTGGCCGCATCGCATCCACGCCTGCTCCCACGGTGGTAACAGAGAACACCTCACCGAGAGCCGCCACCTCCAAGGGGGGCACCGCTGGGAAGGCGCCGCCGCTGCTCACCACAGCCAGCGAAGCCCCACGGGCAGTGCTGACGGATGCTCCCCTCAGCACCTCACCAAGTGCAACAAGCCACGGCGCTGTCGTCCCTGCAGTACCATTGACCACGGTGAAACCCCTTGTGCTGACAACCCCGGCCAGCCGCTGGCCAACCCCGACTGATGCTAGCACCACAAAACCTCACAGAACTCAAACACCCGCTGCCACTAAACACATTTATACCCCTGGTGAAAGGACAGAAGCTACAGATCTCACCACTTCAATACCTAGTAAAGTCACCAAGGAAAACATCCCTGCTACAAGTCCTCCTGAAATCCCTCCAACCATTAAGACCACTGTGAGTGTAAGAACTACTTTGGCTGCTACCAAACGCACAACCATCCCTCCACCAAGTAGCACAGCTGGCGTGAGGACATCTCCAGCAACAGGTAAGGTGTCTAAAAGTGCTCTTCAGTGGTGAGGCCAGCAGTAGCTGGGTCCCACTTGAAGGGTCTTTGAAGGGTTACTTATGCATATGTGACAAGTCTGTTGTCAGCAGCTTTTGGGAATAAGAATTCGCTCTCTGTTCTGGTATTTTTAAGATAAGGATTTAGCAAtcatgctgagctgctggggaaaaaaacaaacatttttctgaatgtttccaATGGAAATGTTAAGCTGAAATATAGGAATttccaaaaaataaagctgattgGCTTTCCAGGTAAGCTTAGGATGCACTGTATATTTGTCGTGAAGAATTGAAGAATAGTCCTATCTCTCTCTCATTCGGGTGAAAAGGCACTCAGTTGGCCAgcattcagtatttttgttgGAAGTTTTTCTGTTATCATGACCTATGGCCGGTCTCTCCATCCCACTAAATAGCCACCCCCTCAGGGACCTGTCACTTCTCCTGGCATGTCACATACCATGATCTTGCTGAGCACATTGTGGCAACCGAAATTGTTAACGGGAAGCTGAGAAACACCCTAttcaaacatttcagatttgctttttaattaccTTGTGGTCCAGGAGCATTCTGTGAATCCATAGTGGTATTAGAGGTGGGAAGGGTTGTGCTTGGGCAGTGTTCACCCCGGAGAACCCAGGCTTGGCACGGGCAGACGTCTCCCCACGTGACTGAAGGGATGCTCCCTGAGCAGGAGTGGGGGCTCTCAGGATGTGGGAGTCTACAGGCAGTGGCAGTGGCAAACTGCAGCACATTCTGAGGAGTCTAGTGTCGAAAAGCACTGGGGAAGAACAAAGGTTTTCATTTATCACTGCTGCCAGGCTCCTTCTCAAGTATATATATTGAGCTGTTTTATATGAACGGAAATCGATTCTACATTTAAAGTTCAGACGTCTGACCCTAGTGCCACTATAGGGTATTGTGTATACTAATTGCACTCAGCACAATACTGGCAGTAGTGTATATTCTACAAGTAATTAAGCATTTAAAGGTTATTTCTTGGGCTGATTGGTTTTAATTATTGCTATGGATTcataccaaaaaacaaacaaacctgggggggatttttttttaaatcaaaaactAATGTAATGGATCCATTCTACAGAATGATTCGCATGCTTTCCAAGTTACTCTTTCCTCTAAATACTTGAGTTTTGCCATTTGccagaatgaaaaatatcctCCTTGTGGGATGCATGGGCATCTGCTGCTGCGAGAGAAGGAACTGCTGTCAGCCCCACCACGCAAAGTGTGTGCTGAAGCACGGGGAAACAACAGcagaggttttaaaataaacccaCTTGTTTCTGACTGCTCAGGTCAGAGACAGCAAGTCTCCCTCTTGCTGATGCTGAAATGGCCCTGCCAGACGGCCCAGGACACAGGGATTATCCCCTGTTGCTGTCCCGAGGCGGGGGTCAGCTTGGGACTGTCTGGGCTGTGGGGGCTGCGTGGTGTCATGGGCATCGCGGGGGCGTCACAAATAGTGCATGTAAGCTTGTGGCCCCTGTGCTTTGTGCTTTAACCACAAAGCCCATCCTTCCTGCCTCTGTGAGAGTGCTCAGCAGGAACTGCAAAGCACGCCTGTGACGTGTGCTTGTGCTCCTGTGGGCAGCACGCACAACGAGAGGAGCCATttagacaaaacatttttgaattattttttttttcaaagggaaatatTGTGTATCTTCAGAATTTGCAGTCTGAATTGTCTTGTTTAAAAGCTTCTGAGGCTACCACCATTAATTCCCTGAAGCACCGTGTTTCCAGATGGCGTCTGCTCCCCAGACCCTTGCACACCCAGCAGGCAGTGGCTTACCAGGGCTTTGGGAAGAAGCCCTTGCCCGTGTGTCTAGCTCTGCCTGCCATTCCCTTGTTGGATGTCCTTGTCCAGAGCTGTAGCGTTGGTTGTCTTTGAAAAGCGTTCCGagctctgcagaggagcagtgctgctgggtgtTAATATTAACATGGATCAACACTGGTTCCCAAGGGCTTTTGGATGAATATTCAAGAGAaagtgttttgcatttattctttcagctccagcagaataattaaaaacaggaTAAACAGTAAGTGCAAATGATGCAATGAACCATCTGATAATGCTCAGGGGGTCACAGGAGAGAAGCCAAGTTGATCTTTTTTAGCATAACAGTTGTTGATTTTGGGATTCTGTAACTATAggctgatctttttttttttttttttgtagatgtGGATAAATGTCTTTCCAACCCTTGTCCCGCACTGGCTACCTGCAACAACACCCAAGGCTCCTATGTCTGTCAGTGCCCTCTTGGATATGagctggaaaaaggaaagtgcAATTTGGGTAAGCAAACGAAAGTGAAAaaacaagggagaaaaagatggaaataatTACCTGTAATCTTCTAAAATCAATGAGCCTAGGCTCAGACAAGTTCAGAGCTCAATGTACCCCGCAACTACCACTTTTACAAGAGCCTTTAGTGTTTACACAAGTGCAGTGTCTAACATGTGACCAGACACAGCGATAGGTAAGAGTTTCTCAGCCTGCCCTAAAAACACACCAGCAGAGCGGTGAGCTCAGGCTCGTTAGTAAGGACAGATGTGCCACTTCTGTTTCTAATGTGTTTTATTACCCCAAAGCAGATCAGTGAGCAGGGCTGTTGTACAACCTGACTTCAGTGGGCTCAGCCAGGTGCATAAAATTAGGAGCCATGAAAGCCTTTGTAAGatcaaggttttgtttcttaccTTTCACGTTTTCTGTGCAGCACAGTTATTATTTGGGCTCAGGTTCTGGCTCCCTCCTTTCTAATAAAGGTCTTGAATCCCAAGGACTTTCAGAGATCTGTTGCAAAGGagaatttgttttgctgcagtttcTTCTGGCCCTTAATCAGCGAGGTTTAAAGGCATGGGCATTTTGCTAAGCAGCATGACTGAGGTGTCCCTGAAGGGTGTTTTGAAACCTTTCTTCATGTAGGAATGTGTCAGCTTCTAATTTAGAGAGTTGTTTTGGTTGTGCCTTGGACGGGTATATGGGCAGATTATGCAAATACCATGAAGGTGATTCTAGTCTCATTTTTACCAGGAGTTGTTACATTAGAGCTGTCTGATATAAAATTTGTGGTGAAGATAGACTCCgtggatgggaaaaaaaatgggaaagaattGGAAGCTTTATAATGTTATCTGcaactgtatttgtttttctggtggAACATAAAACTTGAGCTCTGAGTTCTCATTTCCACTGAGTATCTCATGGCACTTAATACAAGATTTAGGGATATTATCTCTCTGAGGCTGAACAACTTGGATTATTGCATTCTGTTGCCATGAATCAACTCTGAATCTAAGCAtggaaaaatgcatcttttggGCCTCCTTTCAAACGTCATTGCTCATTCTGTCcaacaatttaaaaagagaaaatatcctTTCTACAGTGCTTCATTTTGACTTCTCGGTTTGCTTTCCTTCCACTGGAGGGAGGGATAAAAGATTTGATACATCTGACCTGAATTATTATAAATTAGCTTTGACACCTGGAACCACCTTGCCACAaattttccccctctctctctctgtgttcaGAGGTCCTTTTAAATGAGCCTGTGTTGCTTAAACAGCTTCGGTTTATAGAAAGGATGAATATGTTCCAACTCACGCATTCTCCTTTTTAGTAAGAATATTCATCGGCCAGGTCCCCGTGAAACTTAACATGACCCACGGGAAATATGCAGATCTCAAGCAAGTGGAGGGTGAAATCCTGGCGATGGTGAGTGTCCCTTccagggtggtggtggttctCCTCGTACAGTTAGGACAGGTAGCCACAAGGCTCTCTGGTCTGGGCTGAACCCTTTTAGTTGCTGAACatcctggtgtggtgggagctTCTAAAGCTTCCCAGGCTTCTAAAGGGTGTTAATGCTTCTCTGAGGTCAGACATTGGAATGGTGACTTTGGGGCTCACGACACTCACCGTAAATCTCCTGTGTGCCTGCCGGCTGTGGTGGCTTGGActgcagctggtggcagctcGCTCATAGCCAAATCCCGAGGGAtaaagggcagcagcagagcccagctgagCATACGTTGCTCTCAGCAGCATTTCCCAGTCACAGTCGGTTCACAGCAAGATCTGGGTGGGATGGTGGGTTCCCCATATGCTGTGCCTTCACCTGTTCCAGAAAGACCCCTGGGATAGGGATATATATACATCTCTGTGCATTATTTAGGCAGATTGTTGCATGCAAGAGTTCATCCAGCCATTCCTGGCTGCAGTTCATCCCAGCACTTTTAGGAGCGGGTGGTTTGGAGATGCAACAAAAGcagcggggtgctggggtgaaccacctgggtgctgccagcactgcttctgctgcaaagggaaaacaaatgccCGTGTTTGGGGGCTGTCTTGGAGTGAGGGGGGCTGCTCGGAGCCATGCTGCTCTCTCCTCACAGCtactctctccttcctttcagctGGATGCCTCGCTGTCAGGCTTGCCTGGGTACCACCACTCCACAGTCAAAGCCACCAGGTAAGGGGCCGTGAGGAAGAGTGACAAACAGCATCGGTTGCCTGCGTATTCAGGGTGGCCAGCTTGAGATCCTCATTTTGAGTCAGCCCCAGGGGTGCTGTGCTTACTGAAATCAAGCCCAGCAATAGCGCAGGGCATGGGAAATGCCTTTGCACCCTGGCCATCTCTCCTGGTATCCCTGTTGGGGACAGCTTGCCAAGCAACAGCCTGAAAAAGCCTGTTGCCCAGGGTGGGTTTGTGGCTGGATTCACAGTGAACAACCAGCACCCCATCCAGCCCTAAATCTGCCTCTCTATGTGCAAGTTTGTCTTGCCTTTAAAGTACAACAGAGGTCTACTGCGATGCACAGCTTTCTCGGTCTGTATGTGGTGTTGTTTCTGTGTTAAACATTGCTTGCATTAATAATTAGCAGGTTG from Aythya fuligula isolate bAytFul2 chromosome 6, bAytFul2.pri, whole genome shotgun sequence harbors:
- the LOC116490550 gene encoding protein HEG homolog 1-like isoform X1 yields the protein MPAACTLLVLLGLGLAPPAGSLPLAPPPPRRLPPPPPPPPPLPSPRSRLGRPCSPPAAGHASRPVIDSHQVRRSSDTAMRTSSSLVGDVELVTMLASSREPGADHFSPPSSTGAFPLPGAGGTASSPPPAAGSLVRGKRALASPGNPADTETMPTAGPAWSSSPASQAHRVLPSTPVPGSPGQPSSSHHALSTQPGVSSATLHSEDTTGNSASPALTALPASENTSRAAGSSYQPSNSSAAEKRIRGFHTTSTFMSTTATRGAGRTLRSLPASTGLAHAAEISTSGTETISSPDQTRSPRPSVGADAGGGTDAIVPSTAPQLARSSSASGSAATSFHSSHGPKSIPVTGEAMLHSEVPPALTSVVVGTPGSPSSSATSTDSTSSLGQTLSSSVAKAHQTDGWQGDTALTEHPQELNSLLSASAHVFTGIRSSRQPTDTSTAEKETSASFTTSAYVSATATGSGGRPPRSVTNSSRWATEVSAPSSGVSRTSGTIRSSPASSVRATYGVHWARETTGFSQPVEDSLLLRSHSPAEGPTATGSSLASFSILTTERRTDFDATSSSMSMTATRGAGRTLRSLPASTGLAHAAEISTSGTETISSPDQTRSPRPSVGADAGGGTDAIIPSTALLLVHSSSASGSAATAEGAITSARGRSLPDTPLTSTPSSVTATSGGERTVEPMVGTSTGNSAPASASTSSLDIVLLLSSVTEPRRQRDISQSDAGLVELPTKPLPVFPPGVSVPSSSPSASVPERGQWVSGVPTETTYVLTVLSTRGEGTSRDEANHGTWSMEMESPTSHPGTAGEPHSGPLPSFPAWSGGGHVSSDYAGYTEPKVTLSSRVSTYFSASGEPSTVGSSHHSPSSLSTEEEISSSYTDASHRSATLAGGEGTRVTSSELAHSTESSTSYTETVSFSEPIWPASADQSRAVNASVGSTGFATETLFTHSSEIATDSSFQNDLTSFSSSHQPVSSLDAEKRTSVSHTDGTYISTTYTRGGERTLLSISNSSTSADSSESSTFFSEISNPSDSSKSSVAQDRRSNASSNGSFVEPSTEPLLVHSSQPLTSASVGNTQNTTLFDTDSEVLPTGRSSLSSSAFPPSSSASPLHHSLTSTPPTTYLLATSEPSEMLSSSVMASSAPLQALSSSLSTSSLLSSSYSLPSLLPLFSSPSSISQSDDSSRISTPIATTAVRRVPSTAAVAGSSPRETSKHGGTRQPPNTTTFTPTTSPPLPTTPMELLGGRIASTPAPTVVTENTSPRAATSKGGTAGKAPPLLTTASEAPRAVLTDAPLSTSPSATSHGAVVPAVPLTTVKPLVLTTPASRWPTPTDASTTKPHRTQTPAATKHIYTPGERTEATDLTTSIPSKVTKENIPATSPPEIPPTIKTTVSVRTTLAATKRTTIPPPSSTAGVRTSPATDVDKCLSNPCPALATCNNTQGSYVCQCPLGYELEKGKCNLVRIFIGQVPVKLNMTHGKYADLKQVEGEILAMLDASLSGLPGYHHSTVKATREANFVHVSVQSTFSLASNVTFYDIVGSVQSYIRACKSPPDPCQFISSLKPLHRVGSLCKQKDPECDKETSECTDFDGVALCQCKSGYFKYNKMDHSCRACEDGYKLENETCVSCPFGLGGFNCGNPYQLITVVIAAAGGGLLLIMGIALIVTCCRKNKNDISKLIFKSGDFQMSPYAEYPKNPRAQEWGRETIEMQENGSTKNLLQMTDVYYSPTGLRNPELERNGLYPPYTGLPGSRHSCIYPGQYNPSFISDETRRRDYF